Within Alphaproteobacteria bacterium, the genomic segment TCAGGTTGGCGAAACCCAGCGAACCAGCACCGCCGACGCCGTGGCACGGAGCGCAGTTTTCGTTGAAGGCCGCCTTGCCGCCCGCCATTGCATAGCGCAGCAGTTTCTCGTCCTTGGCGATATCCGCGGCTTCCTTACCCTGGAAGTCCTTGAGCCAAGCGCCACGCTGCGCAGCTTGGGCCGCCAGATCCTTGGTCAGCTCGTTGCGCGAGCTGTACTGGAACATGCCCTTCGTGTAGCTGCCCAGGAAGGGGATCGAGGGATACACGACATAGTATCCGATCGACCACACAATCGTGGCCCAGAAAATGTAAACCCACCATTTCGGCAGCGGAGTATCAAGCTCCTTGATGCCATCCCACTCATGACCGGTCGTATTTTGACCGGAGATGAGATCCTTTTCGACGTTAGCCATCGACCGCTCCTCGTTCAATCGTCCTTCAAGGGGATGTTTGCGTGCTCTTCCAACTTAGCCTTGTTTTTCGGCCAGAAAGCCCACGCAACAATCCCGATGAAGACTACGAAAATCCAAACCGTCCATAAGGGGCGCGCCCACTGATATAGTTCTGTCGCGGACACGCCCCGATTCCCCTTTACCGGTTCACCAGCTCGGGCTTGACCGACTTGAAGTCGACCAGCGTGCCCAGCATCTGGAGATAGGCGATCAAAGCGTCCATCTCGCTGATGACTTCAGGCTTGCCGTCGAAGTCGCCGATCTTGGCCTTCGGATAGCGGGCTTCAACCGCCTTGGCCGCATCGCCACCCTTGGCCTGAGCCTCGAGATCGGCGACCGCGTTGGCGATCTGCTCGTCGGTGTATGGCGTTCCCACAAGGCGCAGGG encodes:
- a CDS encoding cbb3-type cytochrome c oxidase subunit 3 — its product is MSATELYQWARPLWTVWIFVVFIGIVAWAFWPKNKAKLEEHANIPLKDD